A region from the Desulfobacterales bacterium genome encodes:
- a CDS encoding type II toxin-antitoxin system HicB family antitoxin yields the protein MKKHYPIIIEQDKDGVYIVQCPLYKGCRSYGYNIEEAMGNIKEAIEACIEDEEDNFEDQPTFIGIRDIELSSV from the coding sequence ATGAAAAAACATTATCCGATAATTATCGAACAGGATAAAGATGGGGTATATATAGTTCAATGTCCATTATATAAAGGTTGCCGAAGTTACGGGTATAATATTGAAGAAGCCATGGGAAATATAAAGGAGGCTATCGAAGCCTGCATTGAGGATGAGGAGGATAACTTTGAAGATCAGCCGACATTCATTGGAATACGAGATATAGAATTGAGTTCGGTATGA